A part of Drosophila ananassae strain 14024-0371.13 chromosome 2R, ASM1763931v2, whole genome shotgun sequence genomic DNA contains:
- the LOC6493371 gene encoding vitellogenin-2 isoform X2: MQDYWHIPRASLASSSSSAISSASSSKSSNKSHSNPPTLNQRSSPSNIASSNNNATSAAVTAAAAAAVLAAAKRGSRSSQGSSDSNNSTRSAASGSLLLTAANLERFAEIHKKQERRNKMLMDSNSNSSSSHNNPAGHQHSASNYNANLALASGKDAVIEIGGQAAGGLQDPNLEYIKTKDLDTVSIASSMHFTMVNGEGGPPKKPKRGLCDRGRQVTVLIVSMSTIFMLLIMGMVYALEMRARDMPKS; encoded by the exons aTGCAGGACTATTGGCACATTCCCCGCGCCTCTTTGGCCTCTTCCTCGAGCTCGGCCATCAGCTCAGCCAGCTCCTCAAAGTCCTCGAACAAATCCCATTCGAATCCGCCCACCCTCAACCAGCGCAGCTCTCCCAGCAACATcgccagcagcaacaataaTGCGACAAGTGCTGCTGTgacagcggcagcggcggcggcagttCTGGCGGCTGCCAAAAGGGGATCACGGAGCTCTCAGGGCTCCAGCGATAGCAACAACAGCACACGG AGTGCTGCTTCCGGCTCACTGCTGTTGACGGCGGCGAATCTGGAACGCTTCGCGGAGATCCACAAGAAGCAGGAGCGCCGCAACAAGATGCTGATggacagcaacagcaacagcagtagcAGTCACAACAATCCGGCCGGCCACCAGCACTCGGCGTCCAACTACAATGCCAACCTGGCGCTGGCCAGCGGCAAGGATGCAGTTATTGAGATCGGAGGCCAGGCCGCCGGCGGATTGCAAGATCCCAACTTGGAGTACATCAAAACCAAAGACCTGGACACCGTGTCCATAGCCAGCTCTATGCACTTCACGATGGTCAACGGCGAAGGCGGTCCGCCCAAGAAACCGAAGCGTGGTCTCTGCGATCGCGGACGCCAGGTCACCGTTTTGATTGTCAGCATGAGCACCATCTTCATGCTGCTCATCATGGGCATGGTCTATGCCCTGGAGA TGCGTGCCCGCGACATGCCCAAGAGCTAG
- the LOC6506569 gene encoding nuclear migration protein nudC, translating into MSAEEGLYDNILLAVAEKHRGGVPEFLGTLASFLRRKTDFFTGAKQAEWEKMLLDVFHKESKLAMAAHTEKQKNREAAQKKKEEKERAEREARQKEIDENKICDITDEEAAAIIKEEEDKKRQQLLDGAGGEPAATNLNDLSKPIENVDDESEKDEVGKLKPNAGNGATLDKYTWTQTLQEVELKIPFNVTFALRARDLVVIIGKKTLKVGLKGQEPIIDGELCGEVKQEESVWVLQDSKTVMITLDKINKMNWWNRLVTTDPEISTRKINPEPSKLSDLDGETRSMVEKMMFDQRQKEMGLPTSEDRKKQDILEKFKQQHPEMDFSKCKFN; encoded by the exons ATGTCTGCCGAAGAAGGACTTTACGACAATATCCTGCTGGCCGTGGCGGAAAAGCATCGCGGGGGCGTGCCCGAA TTCCTTGGCACCCTGGCCAGTTTTCTGCGCCGCAAAACCGACTTCTTCACCGGAGCCAAGCAGGCAGAATGGGAGAAGATGCTGCTCGACGTGTTCCACAAGGAGTCCAAATTGGCCATGGCCGCCCACACCGAGAAGCAGAAGAACCGTGAGGCTGCCCAAAAGAAAAAGGAGGAGAAGGAGCGGGCGGAACGGGAGGCGCGCCAAAAGGAGATCGACGAAAACAAAATTTGTGATATCACCGACGAGGAGGCGGCAGCCATAATCAAAGAGGAGGAAGACAA AAAACGACAGCAGCTGCTGGATGGTGCTGGAGGGGAGCCAGCTGCCACAAACCTCAACGATCTGTCCAAGCCCATCGAAAATGTGGACGACGAGTCGGAGAAGGATGAGGTTGGCAAGCTGAAGCCAAATGCTGGCAATGGAGCCACCCTGGACAAGTACACCTGGACACAAACCCTGCAGGAGGTGGAG CTCAAGATTCCCTTCAACGTGACATTCGCTCTGCGCGCTCGAGATCTGGTGGTCATCATCGGCAAGAAGACCCTGAAGGTGGGCCTCAAAGGTCAAGAGCCCATCATCGACGGCGAGCTGTGCGGCGAGGTGAAGCAGGAGGAGTCCGTTTGGGTCTTGCAAGACAGCAAGACCGTGATGATCACCCTCGATAAGATCAACAAGATGAACTGGTGGAATCGCCTGGTGACCACCGATCCGGAGATATCCACACGAAAGATCAATCCAGAGCCCTCGAAGCTATCGGACTTGGATGGTGAGACCCGCAGCATGGTGGAGAAGATGATGTTCGATCAGAGGCAGAAGGAGATGGGTCTGCCGACCAGCGAGGATCGCAAGAAGCAGGACATTCTCGAGAA ATTCAAACAGCAGCATCCCGAGATGGACTTTTCCAAATG
- the LOC6493371 gene encoding vitellogenin-2 isoform X1, producing the protein MDAPKQMQDYWHIPRASLASSSSSAISSASSSKSSNKSHSNPPTLNQRSSPSNIASSNNNATSAAVTAAAAAAVLAAAKRGSRSSQGSSDSNNSTRSAASGSLLLTAANLERFAEIHKKQERRNKMLMDSNSNSSSSHNNPAGHQHSASNYNANLALASGKDAVIEIGGQAAGGLQDPNLEYIKTKDLDTVSIASSMHFTMVNGEGGPPKKPKRGLCDRGRQVTVLIVSMSTIFMLLIMGMVYALEMRARDMPKS; encoded by the exons aTGCAGGACTATTGGCACATTCCCCGCGCCTCTTTGGCCTCTTCCTCGAGCTCGGCCATCAGCTCAGCCAGCTCCTCAAAGTCCTCGAACAAATCCCATTCGAATCCGCCCACCCTCAACCAGCGCAGCTCTCCCAGCAACATcgccagcagcaacaataaTGCGACAAGTGCTGCTGTgacagcggcagcggcggcggcagttCTGGCGGCTGCCAAAAGGGGATCACGGAGCTCTCAGGGCTCCAGCGATAGCAACAACAGCACACGG AGTGCTGCTTCCGGCTCACTGCTGTTGACGGCGGCGAATCTGGAACGCTTCGCGGAGATCCACAAGAAGCAGGAGCGCCGCAACAAGATGCTGATggacagcaacagcaacagcagtagcAGTCACAACAATCCGGCCGGCCACCAGCACTCGGCGTCCAACTACAATGCCAACCTGGCGCTGGCCAGCGGCAAGGATGCAGTTATTGAGATCGGAGGCCAGGCCGCCGGCGGATTGCAAGATCCCAACTTGGAGTACATCAAAACCAAAGACCTGGACACCGTGTCCATAGCCAGCTCTATGCACTTCACGATGGTCAACGGCGAAGGCGGTCCGCCCAAGAAACCGAAGCGTGGTCTCTGCGATCGCGGACGCCAGGTCACCGTTTTGATTGTCAGCATGAGCACCATCTTCATGCTGCTCATCATGGGCATGGTCTATGCCCTGGAGA TGCGTGCCCGCGACATGCCCAAGAGCTAG